From the Streptomyces nigrescens genome, one window contains:
- a CDS encoding (2Fe-2S)-binding protein, producing MTSALAAPASTHPVAESYARLAEAFPGLQVTTWDAAPPSGDGWVCAAGLAAGGEALDAFLSWDDAQILRDYGQRGRPDVVASFALHRYAWPACLLITVPWFLHRRVPRLPVQDVSFQRELGRMAVRISSFACLPDDPAATLPGARVVPDEEALRAEVRAAVAAHLGPVLEGFRTRMRRGPRALWGMASDEVVEGLWYVAQLLGEEPRAMAALERLLPGATAPYVGSAGFRALTGPCGEALPTRDRASCCMFYTLRPEDTCVTCPRTRDEDRVKRLTTTA from the coding sequence ATGACTTCTGCTCTCGCCGCCCCGGCCTCGACCCACCCGGTCGCCGAGTCCTACGCCCGGCTCGCCGAGGCATTTCCCGGTCTGCAGGTGACCACCTGGGATGCGGCACCACCCAGCGGCGACGGCTGGGTCTGCGCGGCCGGGCTCGCGGCCGGCGGCGAGGCCCTCGATGCCTTTCTCTCCTGGGACGACGCACAGATCCTGCGGGACTACGGACAGCGGGGCCGGCCGGACGTGGTCGCGAGCTTCGCGCTGCACCGCTACGCCTGGCCCGCCTGCCTGCTGATCACCGTCCCCTGGTTCCTGCACCGCCGGGTCCCGCGACTGCCCGTACAGGACGTCTCCTTCCAGCGCGAACTGGGCCGGATGGCAGTGCGCATCAGCTCGTTCGCCTGCCTCCCGGACGATCCGGCGGCAACGCTGCCCGGTGCACGGGTCGTTCCGGACGAGGAGGCGCTGCGCGCGGAGGTCCGGGCGGCGGTGGCCGCGCACCTCGGGCCCGTCCTGGAGGGTTTCCGTACCCGGATGCGGCGCGGGCCGCGGGCGCTGTGGGGGATGGCGTCCGACGAGGTCGTCGAGGGCCTCTGGTATGTGGCGCAGCTGCTGGGCGAGGAGCCGCGTGCGATGGCCGCCTTGGAGCGCCTGCTGCCGGGCGCCACCGCTCCCTACGTCGGGAGCGCGGGATTCCGTGCGCTGACCGGCCCCTGCGGCGAGGCCCTGCCGACCCGGGACCGCGCCAGCTGCTGCATGTTCTACACCCTGCGCCCCGAGGACACCTGCGTCACCTGCCCCCGCACCCGCGACGAGGACCGCGTCAAGCGCCTCACGACAACCGCCTGA
- a CDS encoding NCS2 family permease, with protein sequence MTQQSTEPRTTAEDAGDGSRQPAGRSWLDRYFHISDRGSTVAQEVRGGITTFMAMCYILLLNPLILSTPDVEKHTLAHAGVVTATALAAAVSTLLMGFIGKVPLALAAGLNVSAALTAQVVPNMTWPQAMGMCVVYGVVICLLVVTGLREMIMNAIPLALKHAITMGIGMFVALLGLVKAGFVGKGEGGPVTLGLSGQLSGWPVLFFCVTLILIFMLQARKVPGAILIGIVVGSVLSIAVTRIGGLTAKDWGGTPPELDGGAVAMPDFGLFGHVEFGGWGSIGALSVGMIVFTLVLAGFFDAMATIIGVGTEAKLADDKGRMPGLSKALFVDGAGGAIGGVTGASGQTVFIESASGVGEGARTGLSSVITGLFFAACLFFTPVTQLVPAQVASAALVVIGSMMMSAAGHVDWRDRSVSIPVFLTVALMPFTYSITAGVGAGVIAYAAIKAAQGKWREVGGFMWVLTAIFVVYFSLHPIEQWLGVK encoded by the coding sequence ATGACCCAGCAGTCCACCGAGCCGAGGACGACGGCGGAAGACGCGGGCGACGGCTCGCGCCAGCCCGCCGGCCGCTCCTGGCTCGACCGGTACTTCCACATATCCGACAGAGGATCGACGGTCGCGCAAGAGGTGCGCGGCGGCATCACCACCTTCATGGCGATGTGCTACATCCTCCTGCTCAACCCTCTGATCCTCTCGACACCGGACGTGGAGAAGCACACTCTCGCGCATGCGGGCGTGGTCACCGCGACGGCGCTCGCCGCGGCGGTCTCCACCCTGCTGATGGGCTTCATCGGCAAGGTGCCGCTGGCGCTGGCAGCCGGCCTGAACGTCTCCGCCGCGCTGACCGCCCAGGTCGTCCCGAACATGACCTGGCCGCAGGCCATGGGCATGTGTGTGGTGTACGGCGTGGTCATCTGTCTGCTGGTGGTCACCGGACTGCGCGAGATGATCATGAACGCCATCCCGCTCGCGCTCAAGCACGCGATCACCATGGGCATCGGGATGTTCGTCGCGCTGCTGGGGCTGGTGAAGGCCGGTTTCGTGGGCAAGGGTGAGGGCGGCCCGGTCACCCTCGGCCTTTCCGGGCAGCTGTCCGGCTGGCCGGTCCTGTTCTTCTGTGTCACGCTGATCTTGATCTTCATGCTGCAGGCCCGCAAGGTGCCCGGCGCCATCCTCATCGGCATCGTCGTCGGCAGCGTCCTGTCCATCGCCGTGACCAGGATCGGCGGGCTGACGGCCAAGGACTGGGGCGGTACGCCCCCGGAGCTGGACGGCGGCGCGGTCGCGATGCCCGACTTCGGTCTCTTCGGACATGTCGAGTTCGGCGGCTGGGGCTCCATCGGCGCGCTGAGCGTCGGCATGATCGTCTTCACCCTGGTGCTGGCCGGCTTCTTCGACGCCATGGCCACCATCATCGGCGTCGGCACCGAGGCCAAGCTGGCCGACGACAAGGGCCGGATGCCGGGTCTGTCCAAGGCGCTGTTCGTGGACGGCGCGGGCGGTGCCATCGGAGGCGTCACCGGCGCGTCCGGTCAGACCGTGTTCATCGAGTCGGCGAGCGGTGTCGGCGAGGGTGCGCGTACCGGCCTGTCGTCCGTCATCACCGGCCTGTTCTTCGCGGCCTGCCTGTTCTTCACCCCCGTCACCCAGCTCGTCCCGGCCCAGGTGGCCTCGGCCGCTCTCGTCGTCATCGGCTCGATGATGATGAGCGCCGCCGGCCATGTGGACTGGCGCGACCGCTCGGTGTCCATCCCGGTCTTCCTGACCGTGGCCCTGATGCCGTTCACCTACAGCATCACCGCGGGCGTCGGCGCCGGTGTCATCGCCTACGCCGCCATCAAGGCGGCCCAGGGCAAGTGGCGCGAGGTCGGGGGCTTCATGTGGGTGCTGACCGCCATCTTCGTCGTCTATTTCTCGCTCCATCCGATCGAGCAGTGGCTGGGCGTCAAGTAA
- a CDS encoding PucR family transcriptional regulator, translating to MRLRALLDTPSLGLRLLGGEDELDRTVRGVMTTDLRDPSRYLSGGELVLTGLAWRRAPEDSERFVRILAAAGVAGLAAGEAELGSVPDDLVAACVRHRLPLFSVVEDVSFASITEHVVRQVSSERAGDLAAVVDRHRRLMTSGPTGGGPEVVLDLLGSDLDLRAWVLSPTGRQIAGSTLAGAGPELSAGTAARLAGEHLAAARSGRRGPHRVTIEAAGAPGGATFSLFPIRHDGRDLRQTLLSDWLLAVEADAGDWPEERLDLLHGVTQLIAVERDRRDAARTVRRRLAQEVLELVQTGAPPAEIAARLRVAAPVLLPGLGTAPHWQIVVARVEWEDGDVPGGPVAQSLLEEMLVDPGTFGPEPSDRIAVAHTGDEAVALVPLPVPDEPGDASAAGLHADELLSVVQEPLGRGLADDGRLTVGVSASVHSAEGLRGALEEARHARRVAAARPGRVCAAGHEELASHVLLLPFVPDDVRRAFTARLLDPLRDYDRRHRAELIPTLEAFLDCDGSWTRCATRLHLHVNTLRYRVGRIEQLTGRDLARLEDKLDFFLALRMS from the coding sequence ATGCGGCTCCGCGCACTCCTGGACACCCCATCCCTGGGCCTTCGGCTGCTCGGGGGCGAGGACGAGCTGGACCGCACCGTACGCGGCGTGATGACCACCGACCTGCGCGACCCCAGCCGCTACCTCTCCGGCGGCGAACTGGTGCTGACGGGTCTGGCCTGGCGCCGCGCGCCCGAGGACTCCGAGCGGTTCGTCCGCATCCTGGCCGCCGCCGGGGTCGCCGGGCTCGCCGCGGGCGAGGCGGAGCTGGGCTCGGTCCCGGACGACCTGGTGGCGGCCTGTGTCCGGCACCGGCTGCCGCTGTTCTCGGTCGTCGAGGACGTCTCGTTCGCCTCCATCACCGAGCATGTCGTCCGCCAGGTCTCCAGCGAACGGGCCGGTGACCTCGCGGCCGTGGTGGACCGTCACCGGCGTCTGATGACCTCGGGCCCCACCGGCGGCGGCCCGGAGGTGGTCCTGGACCTGCTCGGCTCAGACCTGGACCTGCGGGCCTGGGTGCTCTCCCCCACCGGCCGGCAGATCGCCGGTTCGACGCTGGCCGGTGCCGGACCCGAGCTGTCCGCCGGGACGGCCGCCCGGCTCGCGGGCGAGCATCTGGCGGCCGCCCGCAGCGGACGCCGCGGCCCGCACCGCGTCACGATCGAGGCGGCCGGCGCACCGGGAGGCGCCACGTTCTCGCTGTTCCCGATCCGCCACGACGGCCGTGACCTGCGCCAGACGCTGCTCAGCGACTGGCTGCTGGCCGTCGAGGCGGACGCCGGCGACTGGCCCGAGGAGCGCCTCGACCTGCTGCACGGTGTCACCCAGCTGATCGCCGTGGAACGCGACCGGCGCGACGCGGCCCGTACGGTCCGCCGCCGGCTCGCCCAGGAGGTGCTGGAGCTCGTCCAGACCGGCGCGCCGCCCGCCGAGATCGCCGCCCGGCTGCGGGTGGCCGCCCCGGTGCTGCTGCCCGGGCTGGGCACCGCGCCGCACTGGCAGATCGTGGTGGCCCGGGTCGAGTGGGAGGACGGCGACGTCCCCGGCGGCCCGGTGGCACAGAGCCTGCTGGAGGAGATGCTGGTCGACCCGGGCACCTTCGGTCCGGAGCCCTCCGACCGGATCGCCGTGGCCCACACCGGCGACGAGGCGGTGGCGCTGGTGCCGCTGCCCGTCCCGGACGAGCCCGGGGACGCCTCGGCGGCCGGTCTGCACGCCGATGAGCTGCTCTCCGTCGTCCAGGAGCCGCTCGGCCGCGGTCTGGCGGACGACGGGCGGCTGACGGTCGGCGTGAGCGCCTCGGTGCACTCGGCGGAGGGGCTGCGCGGCGCGCTGGAGGAGGCCCGGCACGCCCGCCGGGTCGCCGCCGCCCGTCCGGGCCGGGTCTGCGCCGCCGGCCACGAGGAGCTGGCCTCGCATGTGCTGCTGCTGCCGTTCGTGCCGGACGACGTCCGCCGGGCCTTCACCGCCCGCCTCCTGGACCCGCTGCGCGACTACGACCGCCGGCATCGCGCCGAACTGATCCCCACGCTGGAGGCGTTCCTGGACTGCGACGGCTCCTGGACCCGCTGCGCCACCCGCCTCCACCTGCACGTCAACACGCTCCGCTACCGGGTGGGCCGGATCGAGCAGCTCACCGGCCGCGATCTGGCCCGCCTGGAGGACAAGCTCGACTTCTTCCTCGCGCTGCGGATGAGCTGA
- a CDS encoding Lrp/AsnC family transcriptional regulator produces the protein MKTDAVTLDDVDAGLVHALQIDGRAPFRLIGEVLGVSENTVARRYRRLRTAGVLRVVGTLNGARLGHHAWTIRLQCPPDAATAIAKALAGRPDTSYVHLLSGGTEISCSVQTPTADESEALLLHKLPRTSRITSVSAHLLLGHYALPNNWAGPARLTPEQAAPLTPPPTDDSDISLGPADRSLFDLLSQDGRASCTELAAATGWSESTVRRRLTTLRRAGVLTFLVDISPAALGFRSEARLWMSVRPSRLTAVASAMARHPEVSLVAQTTGPTNLLAAVNCRSSLDLARYLTERIASLDAIHTLETAPVLRTVKRAGSLLPLGR, from the coding sequence ATGAAGACGGATGCTGTCACCTTGGATGACGTCGATGCGGGGCTGGTGCATGCCCTGCAGATCGATGGCCGCGCCCCGTTCCGGCTCATCGGCGAAGTCCTCGGGGTCTCCGAGAACACTGTCGCCCGCCGCTACCGCCGCCTTCGCACCGCCGGCGTCCTCCGTGTGGTCGGCACCCTCAATGGCGCCCGCCTCGGCCACCACGCCTGGACCATCCGGCTGCAGTGCCCTCCGGACGCGGCAACCGCCATCGCCAAGGCCCTCGCCGGCCGCCCCGATACCTCCTACGTCCACCTGCTCTCCGGCGGCACCGAGATCTCGTGCAGCGTCCAGACACCCACCGCGGACGAGAGTGAAGCGCTGCTGCTGCACAAGCTCCCCCGAACCAGCCGCATCACCTCCGTCTCCGCCCACCTCCTGCTCGGCCACTACGCCCTGCCCAACAACTGGGCCGGGCCCGCCCGCCTCACCCCTGAACAGGCCGCGCCGCTCACCCCGCCACCCACCGACGACAGCGACATCTCCCTGGGGCCCGCGGACCGCTCGCTCTTCGACCTCCTGTCACAGGACGGACGGGCGAGCTGCACCGAACTCGCCGCCGCGACCGGATGGTCCGAGTCGACCGTCAGGCGGAGGCTCACCACCTTGCGCCGAGCCGGCGTGCTCACCTTCCTCGTCGACATCTCGCCGGCCGCACTCGGCTTCCGTTCCGAGGCCCGCCTGTGGATGTCGGTGCGGCCCTCCCGGCTCACCGCTGTGGCCTCCGCGATGGCCCGCCATCCCGAAGTCTCACTCGTGGCCCAGACCACCGGGCCGACCAATCTGCTCGCGGCCGTCAACTGCCGCAGCTCCCTCGACCTCGCGCGGTACCTGACCGAGAGGATCGCCTCGTTGGACGCGATCCACACGCTGGAGACGGCCCCCGTCCTCCGCACGGTGAAGCGAGCCGGTTCCCTGCTGCCGCTCGGGCGCTGA
- a CDS encoding xanthine dehydrogenase family protein molybdopterin-binding subunit: MGTTGTPTKITQGSQTKGGIGESTLRPDGTLKVTGEFAYSSDMWHEDMLWGFTLRSTVAHAEIVSIDTSEALAQSGVYAVLTYDDLPTSIKNYGLEIQDTPVLAHGKVRHHGEPVALVAADHPETARRAAAKIKIDYRELPVVTDEASATADGAPLLHEGRDDHHAGHVAHPNIVHRQPIVRGDAGAAAKKADVIVSGEYVFGMQDQAFLGPESGLAVPAEDGGVDLYIATQWLHSDLRQIAPVLGLPEEKVRMTLSGVGGAFGGREDLSMQIHACLLALRTNKPVKIVYNRFESFFGHVHRHPAKLWYEHGATKDGKITHMKCRIVLDGGAYASASPAVVGNAASLAVGPYVIDDVDIEAVALYTNNPPCGAMRGFGAVQACFAYEAQMDKLAAKLGLDPVELRQLNAMEQGTIMPTGQPVDSPAPVAEILRRVKARPLPPERQWESSEGADVRQLPGGLSNTTHGEGVVRGVGYAVGIKNVGFSEGFDDYSTAKVRMEVIGGEPVATVHTAMAEVGQGGVTVHAQIARTELGVTQVTIHPADTQVGSAGSTSASRQTYVTGGAVKHSCELVREKVLELGRRKMGTYHPAWATAELLLEGGKVVTDGGEVLADLVDVLEGEAVEIEAEWRHRPTEAFDLVTGQGHGHVQYSFAAHRAVVEVDTELGLVKVIELACAQDVGKALNPLSVVGQIQGGTTQGLGVAVMEEILVDPKTAKVRNPSFTDYLIPTILDTPTIPVDVLELADEHAPYGLRGIGEAPTLSSTPAVLAAIRNATGLELNKTPVRPEHLTGT, from the coding sequence ATGGGAACCACCGGCACCCCGACCAAGATCACCCAGGGTTCGCAGACCAAGGGCGGCATCGGCGAGTCCACTCTGCGCCCCGACGGCACGCTGAAGGTCACCGGCGAGTTCGCGTACTCCTCGGACATGTGGCACGAGGACATGCTGTGGGGCTTCACGCTCCGCTCCACCGTCGCGCACGCCGAGATCGTCTCCATCGACACCTCCGAGGCGCTCGCGCAGTCCGGCGTCTACGCCGTGCTGACCTACGACGACCTGCCCACGTCGATCAAGAACTACGGCCTGGAGATCCAGGACACCCCGGTTCTCGCGCACGGCAAGGTCCGCCACCACGGTGAGCCGGTGGCCCTGGTCGCCGCCGACCACCCGGAGACGGCGCGGCGCGCGGCTGCCAAGATCAAGATCGACTACAGGGAACTGCCCGTCGTCACCGACGAGGCCTCCGCGACCGCCGACGGCGCGCCGTTGCTCCACGAGGGCCGCGACGACCACCACGCCGGGCACGTGGCGCACCCCAACATCGTCCACCGTCAGCCGATCGTCCGCGGTGATGCCGGCGCGGCCGCCAAGAAGGCCGATGTCATCGTCTCCGGCGAGTATGTCTTCGGCATGCAGGACCAGGCCTTCCTCGGCCCGGAGTCCGGCCTCGCGGTGCCCGCAGAGGACGGCGGGGTGGACCTCTACATCGCCACCCAGTGGCTGCACTCCGACCTCCGCCAGATCGCCCCGGTCCTCGGCCTGCCCGAGGAGAAGGTCCGGATGACGCTCTCCGGCGTCGGCGGCGCCTTCGGCGGGCGCGAGGACCTGTCGATGCAGATCCACGCCTGCCTGCTGGCGCTGCGCACCAACAAGCCGGTCAAGATCGTCTACAACCGTTTCGAGTCCTTCTTCGGCCACGTCCACCGGCACCCGGCGAAGCTCTGGTACGAGCACGGCGCCACCAAGGACGGCAAGATCACGCACATGAAGTGCCGGATCGTGCTGGACGGCGGTGCCTATGCCTCCGCGTCCCCGGCAGTGGTCGGCAACGCCGCCTCGCTGGCGGTGGGTCCGTACGTGATCGACGACGTCGACATCGAGGCCGTCGCGCTCTACACCAACAACCCGCCCTGCGGCGCCATGCGCGGCTTCGGCGCGGTCCAGGCGTGCTTCGCTTACGAGGCACAAATGGACAAGCTGGCGGCCAAGTTGGGCCTGGACCCGGTCGAGCTGCGCCAGCTCAACGCCATGGAGCAGGGCACGATCATGCCGACCGGGCAGCCGGTCGACTCGCCGGCCCCGGTCGCCGAGATCCTGCGCCGCGTCAAGGCCCGCCCGCTGCCGCCGGAGCGCCAGTGGGAGTCCAGCGAGGGCGCCGACGTCCGTCAGCTGCCCGGCGGCCTGTCGAACACCACCCACGGCGAAGGCGTCGTCCGTGGTGTCGGCTACGCGGTCGGCATCAAGAACGTCGGCTTCTCCGAGGGTTTCGACGACTACTCCACCGCCAAGGTGCGCATGGAGGTCATCGGCGGCGAGCCGGTCGCCACCGTGCACACCGCGATGGCGGAGGTCGGCCAGGGCGGTGTCACCGTCCACGCGCAGATCGCCCGCACCGAGCTCGGTGTCACCCAGGTGACGATCCACCCCGCCGACACCCAGGTGGGCAGCGCCGGTTCGACGTCGGCCTCCCGTCAGACGTACGTCACCGGCGGCGCGGTCAAGCACTCCTGCGAGCTCGTCCGCGAGAAGGTCCTGGAGCTGGGCCGCCGCAAGATGGGCACGTACCACCCGGCGTGGGCCACCGCCGAACTCCTCCTGGAGGGCGGCAAGGTCGTCACCGACGGCGGCGAGGTCCTCGCCGACCTGGTGGACGTCCTGGAGGGCGAGGCCGTCGAGATCGAGGCCGAGTGGCGGCACCGGCCGACCGAGGCCTTCGACCTGGTCACCGGCCAGGGCCACGGCCATGTCCAGTACTCCTTCGCCGCCCACCGCGCGGTCGTCGAGGTGGACACCGAACTCGGCCTGGTCAAGGTCATCGAACTGGCCTGCGCCCAGGACGTCGGCAAGGCGCTCAACCCGCTGTCCGTCGTCGGCCAGATCCAGGGTGGCACCACCCAGGGCCTGGGCGTGGCGGTGATGGAGGAGATCCTCGTCGACCCCAAGACCGCGAAGGTGCGCAACCCCTCCTTCACGGACTACCTCATCCCCACGATTCTCGACACGCCGACCATCCCGGTCGATGTGCTCGAACTCGCCGACGAGCACGCCCCGTACGGGCTGCGCGGTATCGGTGAGGCCCCCACCCTGTCGTCCACTCCGGCCGTCCTCGCGGCGATCCGGAACGCGACCGGGCTGGAGCTCAACAAGACGCCGGTGCGCCCCGAGCACCTCACCGGCACATAG
- a CDS encoding GntR family transcriptional regulator, translating into MEQGTAEQEPVARAWVPAQPGPAAPRRHSVRGQVLAALRHALVGGELTPGEVYSAPALAERYGVSATPVREAMQQLAGEGAVEVVPNRGFRVAECSSRELAELAEVRGMLEVPAIVRLARALAPERWEELRPLAAAGVAAAARGDRVGYAEADHAFHVALMSLTGNRRLTEVAGDLLRRTQWPVGGSRLRTAELLADASEHTALLDALVAQEYAVVERIAREHVSAARHPH; encoded by the coding sequence ATGGAACAGGGCACAGCGGAACAGGAGCCGGTCGCGCGGGCGTGGGTACCCGCGCAGCCCGGACCTGCCGCGCCCCGGCGGCACTCCGTCCGCGGCCAGGTGCTGGCCGCGCTGCGTCATGCGCTGGTCGGCGGGGAGCTGACCCCGGGCGAGGTCTACTCCGCCCCCGCGCTCGCCGAGCGCTACGGCGTCTCCGCGACCCCGGTCCGTGAGGCCATGCAGCAGCTCGCGGGCGAAGGCGCCGTCGAGGTCGTGCCCAACCGCGGCTTCCGGGTCGCCGAGTGCAGCTCCCGTGAGCTCGCCGAGCTGGCCGAGGTCCGGGGGATGCTGGAGGTGCCCGCGATCGTCCGGCTGGCGCGGGCGCTGGCACCGGAGCGCTGGGAGGAGCTGCGCCCGCTCGCCGCGGCGGGTGTGGCGGCCGCCGCCCGCGGGGACCGGGTCGGCTATGCCGAGGCCGACCACGCCTTCCACGTCGCCCTGATGTCGCTCACCGGCAACCGCCGGCTGACCGAGGTGGCCGGCGATCTGCTGCGCCGCACCCAGTGGCCGGTCGGCGGCTCCCGGTTGCGTACGGCCGAGCTGCTGGCCGACGCCTCCGAGCACACGGCGCTGCTCGACGCCCTGGTGGCCCAGGAGTACGCGGTCGTCGAGCGGATCGCGCGCGAGCATGTCTCGGCGGCGCGGCATCCGCATTAG
- a CDS encoding XdhC family protein, translated as MLDIAEELHRWVEQGREFAVATVVATNGSAPRQPGAALAVDSDGTAIGSVSGGCVEGAVYELCQQALQTGEPVLERFGYSDEDAFAVGLTCGGVIDILVQPVRAGAPATADDGGFAGERADSTAATLAAGLAAAASGEAAAVARVIQGPAGLLGHALLVRADGSHTGTLGGHPALDRTAVEETRALLDAGRTTSLEIGTGFAPGEEAEAGFDAEDQAPADSDNDAQRSGSRCGQPVVLLVESSVPAPRMIVFGAIDFAAALVRVGKFLNYHVTVCDARPVFATRTRFPDADEIVVDWPHRYLDAQQLDSRTVLCVLTHDAKFDVPLLERALKLPVAYVGAMGSRRTHLDRQRRLREVGLTELELNRLRSPIGLDLGARTPEETALSIAAEIVANRRGGTGAPLTGAHTPIHHDTGRPVGRIGSVA; from the coding sequence ATGCTGGACATCGCCGAAGAGCTGCACCGGTGGGTCGAGCAGGGCCGTGAGTTCGCGGTGGCCACCGTGGTGGCCACCAACGGCAGCGCGCCCCGCCAGCCCGGGGCCGCGCTGGCCGTCGACAGTGACGGCACGGCGATCGGGTCGGTCTCCGGCGGATGTGTGGAGGGGGCGGTGTACGAACTGTGCCAACAGGCGCTGCAGACCGGTGAACCGGTCCTGGAGCGCTTCGGCTACAGCGACGAGGATGCCTTCGCCGTGGGCCTGACCTGCGGCGGCGTCATCGACATCCTCGTCCAGCCGGTCCGGGCGGGCGCCCCCGCGACCGCCGACGACGGCGGCTTCGCGGGGGAGCGGGCGGACAGCACCGCCGCCACGCTCGCCGCCGGGCTGGCCGCCGCGGCCTCAGGAGAGGCGGCGGCGGTCGCCCGGGTCATCCAGGGCCCCGCCGGACTCCTCGGCCACGCCCTGCTGGTGCGCGCCGACGGCAGCCACACCGGCACCCTCGGCGGCCACCCCGCCCTGGACCGCACCGCGGTCGAGGAGACCCGCGCCCTGCTGGACGCCGGGCGCACCACCAGCCTGGAGATCGGCACGGGCTTCGCACCCGGGGAGGAAGCGGAGGCCGGTTTCGACGCCGAGGACCAGGCCCCGGCGGACAGCGACAACGACGCGCAGCGCAGCGGGTCGCGCTGCGGCCAGCCCGTCGTCCTCCTCGTCGAATCATCCGTCCCCGCGCCCCGCATGATCGTCTTCGGCGCCATCGACTTCGCCGCCGCGCTGGTCAGGGTCGGCAAGTTCCTCAACTACCACGTCACGGTCTGCGACGCCCGCCCCGTCTTCGCCACCAGGACCCGCTTCCCCGACGCCGACGAGATCGTCGTCGACTGGCCGCACCGCTACCTGGACGCCCAGCAACTCGACTCCCGCACGGTGCTGTGCGTCCTGACCCACGACGCCAAGTTCGATGTACCGCTGCTGGAGCGCGCGCTCAAGCTCCCGGTCGCCTACGTCGGCGCGATGGGCTCGCGCCGCACCCACCTGGACCGCCAGCGACGGCTGCGGGAGGTCGGCCTGACCGAGCTCGAACTGAACCGCCTGCGCTCGCCCATCGGACTCGACCTCGGCGCCCGCACCCCGGAGGAGACCGCCCTGTCCATCGCCGCCGAAATCGTCGCCAACCGCCGAGGCGGCACCGGCGCCCCGCTGACCGGCGCGCACACCCCCATCCACCACGACACGGGGCGGCCGGTGGGGCGGATCGGGTCGGTGGCGTGA
- a CDS encoding (2Fe-2S)-binding protein yields the protein MRVTFTVNGRRQEADDVWEGESLLYVLRERMGLPGSKNACEQGECGSCTVRLDGVPVCSCLVAAGQVEGREVVTVEGLADYAKHREDAHPGAGCPSGACGTSLQAAQQWQAKGTDSQTGEGGELSPIQQAFIDAGAVQCGFCTPGLLVAADEMLEHNPQPTDADIREALSGNLCRCTGYEKILDAVRLAAARQGQEEVV from the coding sequence GTGCGCGTGACATTCACCGTCAACGGCCGCCGCCAGGAGGCCGACGACGTCTGGGAAGGCGAGAGCCTGCTGTACGTCCTCCGGGAGCGGATGGGCCTGCCGGGCTCCAAGAACGCCTGTGAGCAGGGCGAATGCGGTTCCTGCACGGTCCGGCTGGACGGTGTGCCGGTGTGCTCCTGTCTGGTCGCCGCGGGTCAGGTCGAGGGCCGCGAGGTGGTCACGGTCGAGGGCCTGGCCGATTACGCCAAGCACCGCGAGGACGCCCACCCCGGCGCGGGCTGTCCCTCTGGCGCCTGTGGCACCTCCCTGCAGGCCGCGCAGCAGTGGCAGGCCAAGGGCACCGACTCGCAGACCGGTGAGGGCGGTGAACTCTCCCCGATCCAGCAGGCGTTCATCGACGCGGGCGCCGTCCAGTGCGGCTTCTGCACGCCCGGCCTCCTGGTCGCCGCCGACGAGATGCTGGAGCACAACCCGCAGCCGACCGACGCGGACATCCGCGAGGCGCTCTCCGGCAACCTCTGCCGCTGCACCGGCTACGAGAAGATCCTGGACGCGGTACGGCTCGCGGCCGCCCGTCAGGGCCAGGAAGAGGTGGTCTGA
- a CDS encoding FAD binding domain-containing protein produces MDFLRPASWEEALAAKAEHPTAVPIAGGTDVMVEINFDHRRPEYLLDLNRIGDLSEWEVGEKTVRLGASVPYTQIMEHLRAELPGLALASHTVASPQIRNRGGVGGNLGTASPAGDAHPALLASGGEVEVESVRGRRMIPVDDFYVGVKRNAMEPDELIRSVHLPKADGPQQFSKVGTRNAMVIAVCAFGIALHPGTRTVRTGIGSAAPTPVRAREAEEFLTAALDEGGFWESGNPIPPSVAKQFAQLASGACNPIDDVRGSATYRRHAVGIMARRTLGWTWESYRGNERSAQCA; encoded by the coding sequence ATGGACTTCCTTCGCCCCGCCAGCTGGGAGGAGGCGCTCGCCGCCAAGGCAGAGCACCCTACCGCTGTGCCCATCGCGGGCGGCACGGATGTGATGGTCGAGATCAACTTCGACCACCGGCGCCCCGAGTACCTGCTCGACCTGAACCGCATCGGTGACCTGAGCGAGTGGGAGGTCGGCGAGAAGACCGTACGCCTGGGCGCCTCCGTCCCCTACACCCAGATCATGGAGCATCTGCGGGCCGAACTCCCGGGCCTGGCCCTGGCGTCGCACACCGTCGCCTCCCCGCAGATCCGCAACCGCGGGGGCGTCGGCGGCAACCTCGGCACCGCCTCCCCGGCCGGTGACGCGCACCCCGCGCTGCTCGCCTCGGGCGGGGAGGTCGAGGTCGAGTCCGTACGCGGCCGCCGGATGATCCCGGTCGACGACTTCTACGTGGGCGTCAAGCGCAACGCCATGGAGCCCGACGAGCTGATCCGGTCGGTGCATCTGCCGAAGGCCGACGGACCGCAGCAGTTCTCCAAGGTCGGCACCCGTAACGCCATGGTGATCGCGGTGTGCGCCTTCGGTATCGCGCTGCACCCCGGGACCCGCACGGTGCGCACCGGCATCGGCTCCGCCGCGCCCACCCCCGTACGGGCCCGTGAGGCCGAGGAGTTCCTCACCGCGGCGCTGGACGAGGGCGGCTTCTGGGAGTCCGGCAACCCCATCCCGCCGTCCGTCGCCAAGCAGTTCGCGCAGCTCGCCTCCGGCGCCTGCAACCCGATCGACGATGTGCGCGGCAGCGCCACCTACCGCCGGCACGCGGTCGGCATCATGGCGCGCCGCACCCTCGGCTGGACCTGGGAGTCCTACCGGGGCAACGAGAGGAGCGCACAGTGCGCGTGA